In a single window of the Phycisphaerae bacterium genome:
- a CDS encoding topoisomerase DNA-binding C4 zinc finger domain-containing protein gives MARDEYFVPCPLCGAAMRLRESCGRQFWGCSLYPPCRGTRNCDEARELYRGRRHKRKTKPAPQRATWPKCEVLT, from the coding sequence ATGGCGCGTGATGAGTATTTCGTTCCGTGTCCGCTCTGCGGCGCGGCGATGCGGCTGCGCGAAAGCTGCGGCCGGCAATTCTGGGGCTGTAGTCTGTATCCGCCATGTCGTGGCACACGCAATTGCGACGAGGCTCGCGAGCTGTACAGGGGTCGGCGACACAAGAGAAAGACAAAGCCAGCGCCGCAGCGCGCGACCTGGCCAAAATGCGAGGTGCTCACGTGA